A stretch of Rhizobium glycinendophyticum DNA encodes these proteins:
- a CDS encoding glycerophosphodiester phosphodiesterase → MSGIDWIKDLPVAHRGYHDMNKTVWENTLSAFSRAIEAGFAIECDIQLSSDSVPMVFHDHDLQRLCGLAGEVRERTAGELKMLSIGGTKDKIPTLRQMLDLVKGQVPLVIELKGIDAEQDDGFVESVLEVLDGYEGKVALMSFDYHLLRALKHVDCPYPVGLTAEGVKPEVLAAHEEAMALGLDFTSYCAAHLPNTFITALREKGTPVITWTVRDEIMRERTYTYADQMTFEGFDPRVAPALA, encoded by the coding sequence GTGAGCGGGATCGACTGGATCAAGGACCTACCCGTCGCCCATCGCGGCTATCATGACATGAACAAGACAGTCTGGGAAAACACGCTGTCTGCCTTCTCGCGCGCGATCGAGGCGGGATTTGCGATTGAATGCGATATCCAGCTGTCTTCCGACAGCGTGCCTATGGTCTTCCACGATCATGACCTGCAGCGGCTCTGCGGGCTTGCTGGCGAAGTTCGGGAGCGCACGGCGGGTGAGTTGAAGATGCTGTCTATCGGCGGCACGAAGGACAAGATCCCGACGCTCCGCCAGATGCTCGACCTCGTCAAGGGACAGGTGCCCCTGGTCATCGAGCTCAAGGGCATCGATGCGGAACAGGACGATGGATTCGTTGAAAGCGTGCTGGAAGTGCTGGACGGCTATGAGGGCAAGGTCGCGCTGATGAGCTTCGACTATCACCTCTTGCGGGCGCTGAAGCATGTTGACTGCCCCTACCCGGTCGGACTGACAGCCGAGGGCGTCAAGCCAGAAGTGCTGGCAGCGCATGAGGAAGCGATGGCGCTCGGCCTGGACTTTACCTCCTATTGTGCAGCCCATCTGCCGAACACCTTCATCACCGCCCTGCGTGAAAAGGGCACACCCGTGATTACCTGGACGGTCAGGGATGAAATCATGCGGGAGCGCACCTATACCTACGCAGACCAAATGACGTTCGAAGGTTTTGACCCGCGCGTAGCGCCGGCTTTGGCCTGA
- a CDS encoding RidA family protein: MSDTIDSRLAALGITLPEAAAPAANYVPFVISGNLLYLSGQLPIEGGKVAVLGLVGSDVALAEAQRAAELCAINILAQAKSALGGDLSRITRVIKLNGFVASAPGFTEQHLVINGASNLIANVLGEAGKHARAAVGMAALPLNAAVEIDAILEISL, encoded by the coding sequence ATGTCCGATACCATCGACAGCCGCCTTGCAGCGCTGGGAATCACCCTTCCCGAAGCCGCTGCCCCTGCTGCCAACTATGTCCCCTTCGTGATCAGCGGAAACCTGCTCTATCTCTCGGGCCAATTGCCGATTGAAGGCGGAAAAGTGGCGGTCCTCGGTCTCGTCGGCTCGGACGTGGCGCTTGCAGAAGCGCAGCGTGCCGCCGAACTTTGCGCGATTAACATCCTGGCGCAGGCGAAGAGTGCGCTTGGCGGCGACCTCTCGCGCATCACCCGCGTGATCAAGCTGAACGGATTCGTTGCCTCGGCCCCAGGCTTCACCGAGCAGCACCTCGTCATCAACGGCGCCTCCAACCTGATCGCCAATGTCCTTGGCGAAGCGGGTAAACATGCCCGTGCCGCCGTCGGCATGGCAGCCCTCCCGCTAAATGCCGCGGTCGAGATCGACGCGATCCTGGAGATCAGCCTGTGA
- a CDS encoding cell envelope integrity EipB family protein, translating into MFPLRMAAAATLTLAASMAAWQATAATIGLVPHRAVYDIFLKEASDRSGIEGVRGRMVYEFSGSSCKGFNTQFRFVTRIDVGDGVRVTDQRSNTFEDVSAGKFRFDNKSFTDDQLDKDVSGAAAEAGDKVTIELTGPNQRELELANSRFPAEHMLEVIARARKGERVFESRIFDGSEDGDQTFLTTTVVGAPQKSLDTDPEAKAVAPFGSSDYWPVSIAYFDEKKKGDQLPIYSQSFKLYENGVTRDLTLDYGDFVLAGKLTKLEVLGPPNGDCK; encoded by the coding sequence ATGTTTCCTTTGCGTATGGCGGCGGCCGCCACATTGACCCTCGCCGCCAGCATGGCTGCCTGGCAGGCTACGGCCGCCACGATCGGCCTTGTGCCGCATCGCGCTGTCTACGACATATTTTTAAAGGAAGCCTCCGACCGCTCCGGCATCGAGGGCGTACGCGGTCGCATGGTCTATGAGTTCTCAGGCTCGTCCTGCAAGGGCTTCAACACCCAGTTTCGCTTTGTCACCCGGATCGATGTCGGCGATGGGGTCCGCGTCACCGATCAGCGCTCGAACACTTTCGAGGACGTGAGCGCCGGAAAGTTTCGCTTCGACAACAAGTCCTTCACCGATGATCAGCTTGACAAAGACGTGAGCGGAGCTGCCGCAGAGGCCGGCGACAAGGTGACGATTGAGCTCACCGGCCCCAATCAGCGGGAACTGGAACTGGCGAACAGCCGCTTTCCGGCAGAACACATGCTGGAAGTGATCGCGAGGGCTCGGAAGGGTGAGCGTGTCTTCGAATCGCGGATCTTCGACGGCTCCGAGGATGGCGACCAGACCTTCCTGACCACGACTGTTGTCGGTGCCCCGCAAAAATCCCTCGATACCGATCCAGAAGCGAAGGCCGTGGCCCCGTTTGGCTCAAGCGATTACTGGCCCGTGTCCATCGCCTATTTCGACGAGAAGAAGAAGGGCGACCAGTTGCCGATCTATAGCCAGTCCTTCAAACTCTACGAGAATGGCGTCACCCGTGATCTGACGCTCGACTACGGCGACTTCGTCCTGGCCGGCAAGCTGACCAAGCTGGAAGTGCTCGGCCCCCCGAACGGCGACTGCAAGTGA
- the rpsB gene encoding 30S ribosomal protein S2, with translation MALPDFSMRQLLEAGVHFGHQTHRWNPKMKPYIFGDRNNIHIIDLAQSVPMLSRALQVVSDTVARGGRVLFVGTKRQASEIIADSAKRSAQYYVNSRWLGGMMTNWKTISNSIARLRKLDEILASEASGYSKKERLNLEREREKLDKALGGIRDMGGVPDLMFIIDTNKEKIAIDEAKRLGIPVVAVIDSNCDPDLIDYPIPGNDDASRAISLYCDLISRAAIDGIARQQGSSGRDIGASAEAPIEPALETEAEA, from the coding sequence ATGGCATTGCCTGATTTTAGCATGCGTCAGCTTCTGGAAGCTGGCGTTCACTTCGGCCACCAGACACACCGCTGGAACCCGAAGATGAAGCCGTACATCTTCGGCGATCGTAACAACATTCACATCATCGATCTGGCTCAGTCCGTCCCGATGCTGTCGCGCGCCCTGCAGGTCGTGTCCGACACCGTTGCTCGTGGTGGCCGCGTCCTGTTCGTCGGCACCAAGCGTCAGGCTTCGGAAATCATTGCCGACAGCGCCAAGCGTTCGGCCCAGTACTACGTCAACTCCCGCTGGCTCGGCGGCATGATGACCAACTGGAAGACCATCTCGAATTCGATCGCTCGCCTGCGCAAGCTCGATGAGATCCTCGCTTCGGAAGCCTCCGGCTACTCGAAGAAGGAGCGCCTGAACCTTGAGCGCGAGCGCGAAAAGCTCGACAAGGCGCTCGGCGGTATCCGTGACATGGGCGGCGTTCCGGACCTGATGTTCATCATCGACACCAACAAGGAAAAGATCGCGATCGACGAAGCCAAGCGCCTCGGCATCCCGGTCGTTGCTGTCATCGACTCGAACTGCGATCCGGACCTCATCGACTATCCGATCCCGGGTAACGACGACGCTTCGCGCGCCATTTCGCTGTACTGCGACCTGATCTCGCGCGCTGCAATCGACGGCATCGCTCGCCAGCAGGGCTCTTCCGGTCGTGACATCGGCGCATCCGCCGAAGCTCCGATCGAGCCGGCTCTCGAGACCGAAGCCGAAGCTTGA
- the tsf gene encoding translation elongation factor Ts — translation MAEITAALVKELREKSGAGMMDCKKALIENDGDVEAAIDWLRAKGIAKADKKSGRTAAEGLIGINGNGTSAVVVEVNSETDFVARNEAFQDLVRGVASVAITTDGSVEAIGAATYPASGKTVTDTIKDAIAHIGENMTLRRAVKLSVEDGVVATYVHNAASEGLGKLGVLVALKSTGNKDVLSAIGRQVAMHIAATNPLAIRSEEVDAAVAERERNVFIEQSRASGKPDAIIEKMVEGRMRKFFEEVALLSQAFVINPDLTVGDAIKAAEKDAGAPIEVTGMARLLLGEGIEKEESDFAAEVAAVAKG, via the coding sequence ATGGCTGAAATCACTGCAGCACTGGTTAAGGAACTGCGCGAGAAGTCCGGCGCAGGCATGATGGATTGCAAGAAGGCTCTCATCGAAAACGACGGTGACGTCGAAGCCGCCATCGACTGGCTGCGTGCCAAGGGTATCGCCAAGGCTGACAAGAAGTCGGGCCGCACTGCAGCCGAAGGCCTGATCGGCATCAATGGCAATGGCACCTCGGCTGTTGTCGTCGAAGTCAACTCCGAAACCGACTTCGTTGCCCGTAACGAGGCTTTCCAGGACCTCGTTCGCGGCGTGGCTTCCGTTGCCATCACTACCGACGGTTCGGTCGAAGCGATCGGCGCGGCCACCTATCCGGCCAGCGGCAAGACCGTCACCGACACAATCAAGGACGCAATCGCCCATATCGGCGAGAACATGACGCTGCGCCGCGCCGTCAAGCTGTCAGTCGAAGACGGTGTTGTTGCGACCTACGTTCACAACGCCGCCTCTGAAGGTCTCGGCAAGCTCGGCGTCCTCGTTGCGCTGAAGTCGACCGGCAACAAGGACGTTCTGTCCGCGATTGGCCGCCAGGTTGCCATGCACATTGCAGCGACCAACCCGCTCGCCATCCGTTCGGAAGAAGTCGATGCTGCTGTCGCTGAGCGCGAACGCAACGTCTTCATCGAACAGTCGCGCGCCTCGGGCAAGCCGGACGCCATCATCGAAAAGATGGTAGAAGGCCGCATGCGCAAGTTCTTCGAGGAAGTTGCTCTTCTGTCGCAGGCCTTCGTCATCAACCCCGACCTGACCGTCGGCGACGCCATCAAGGCTGCCGAGAAGGATGCCGGCGCCCCGATCGAAGTCACCGGCATGGCACGCCTGCTCCTCGGCGAAGGCATCGAGAAGGAAGAGAGCGACTTCGCAGCTGAAGTCGCTGCTGTCGCCAAGGGCTGA
- the pyrH gene encoding UMP kinase, which translates to MTAKPLFTRVLLKASGEALMGSQGFGIDVAVADRIAGDIAEARRMGVEVGVVVGGGNIFRGVAVASKGGDRVTGDHMGMLATVINALALATSLRKLDIDTVVLSAIAMPEICESFSQRAALHHLAQGRVVIFAGGTGNPFFTTDSAAALRAAEIGAEAIFKGTQVDGIYSADPKKDPTATRFDSLTHDEVLQKGLAVMDVAAVALARENHIPIIVFSIHEKGGFGEILSGAGRMTIVTDN; encoded by the coding sequence ATGACCGCCAAGCCATTGTTCACACGCGTTCTCCTCAAGGCTTCCGGTGAGGCCCTCATGGGAAGCCAGGGCTTCGGGATCGACGTCGCTGTGGCCGACCGGATCGCCGGTGACATCGCCGAAGCCCGCCGCATGGGTGTCGAAGTCGGCGTCGTTGTCGGCGGAGGCAACATCTTCCGCGGCGTGGCCGTAGCCTCCAAGGGTGGCGACCGGGTGACGGGCGACCACATGGGCATGCTGGCGACTGTCATCAACGCGCTGGCACTTGCAACCTCGTTGCGCAAGCTCGACATCGACACCGTCGTCCTCTCGGCGATCGCCATGCCGGAAATCTGCGAGAGTTTTTCGCAGCGCGCCGCCTTGCACCACCTGGCGCAGGGCCGGGTGGTGATCTTCGCGGGCGGCACGGGCAACCCGTTCTTTACCACCGATTCCGCCGCAGCCCTGCGCGCCGCCGAAATCGGCGCTGAGGCGATCTTCAAGGGCACGCAGGTGGACGGAATCTACTCCGCTGATCCGAAGAAAGACCCGACAGCGACCCGTTTCGACAGCCTGACCCATGACGAGGTTCTGCAGAAGGGTCTTGCCGTCATGGATGTCGCCGCTGTGGCGCTCGCCCGCGAAAACCACATTCCGATCATCGTCTTCTCGATCCATGAGAAGGGTGGCTTCGGCGAAATCCTCTCTGGCGCCGGTCGCATGACCATCGTCACTGACAACTGA
- the frr gene encoding ribosome recycling factor, giving the protein MTAGVDLNDIKRRMDGAINAFKSDIASLRTGRASANILDPVTVEAYGSRVPLNQVANVTVPEPRMLGVSIWDKSMVNAVDRAIREANLGLNPIMDGQNLRIPLPELNEERRKSLVKVAHEYAEKAKVAIRHVRRDGMDSLKKGEKDGSISQDDSRSLSDKVQKMTDDTIVDVDRLLADKEKEIMQV; this is encoded by the coding sequence ATGACCGCAGGGGTTGATCTCAACGACATCAAGCGCCGCATGGACGGCGCGATCAATGCATTCAAGAGCGACATCGCCTCACTGCGCACCGGGCGCGCGTCGGCCAATATTCTCGATCCCGTCACGGTCGAGGCCTATGGATCGCGCGTGCCGTTGAACCAGGTGGCGAACGTGACCGTGCCGGAGCCGCGCATGCTCGGTGTTTCGATCTGGGACAAGTCGATGGTAAATGCCGTCGACCGGGCTATCCGCGAGGCCAATCTCGGCCTCAACCCGATCATGGATGGGCAAAACCTGCGCATTCCGCTGCCAGAACTGAACGAGGAGCGTCGCAAGTCGCTCGTCAAGGTCGCGCACGAATATGCAGAAAAGGCGAAGGTGGCGATTCGTCACGTCCGCCGCGATGGCATGGACAGCCTTAAAAAGGGCGAAAAAGACGGTTCCATCAGCCAGGATGACAGCCGTTCACTGTCGGACAAGGTTCAAAAGATGACGGACGACACGATTGTCGACGTCGATCGCTTGCTCGCCGACAAGGAAAAGGAAATCATGCAGGTTTAA
- a CDS encoding isoprenyl transferase, with product MSRASQRIVPQHVAIIMDGNGRWANARGLPRTFGHRKGVETVRETVKAAREAGVGFLTLFAFSSENWRRPEAEVNELFGLLKAFIRRDLADLHQASVRIRIIGDKVNLREDIRSLLLEAEERTAENRGMTLVIAFNYGSRDEIARAAARLAREVQAGRLDPCDIDAQKINDSLDTAGIPDPDLVIRTSGEERLSNFLLWQSAYAELMFVPDFWPDFTAAVFDMVLERYAARDRRFGGLSNKVVAVGS from the coding sequence ATGTCGAGAGCATCACAGCGCATCGTACCCCAGCATGTTGCGATCATCATGGACGGCAATGGTCGCTGGGCGAATGCACGGGGCCTGCCGCGCACGTTCGGCCATCGCAAGGGCGTCGAGACGGTCCGCGAAACCGTCAAGGCGGCCCGCGAGGCCGGCGTGGGCTTCCTCACGCTCTTCGCCTTCTCCTCCGAGAACTGGCGCCGTCCAGAGGCCGAGGTCAACGAGCTCTTCGGCCTCCTGAAGGCGTTTATCCGCCGCGATCTGGCTGATCTGCATCAGGCGTCCGTGCGCATCCGCATCATCGGGGACAAGGTTAACCTGCGCGAGGACATCCGTTCGCTGCTGCTGGAGGCCGAGGAACGCACGGCCGAGAACCGCGGAATGACCCTGGTCATCGCGTTCAATTACGGTTCGCGCGATGAGATCGCCAGAGCTGCTGCGCGCCTCGCTCGCGAGGTTCAAGCCGGCCGGCTCGATCCCTGCGATATCGATGCGCAGAAGATCAACGACAGTCTGGATACGGCCGGCATTCCCGATCCCGACCTCGTTATCCGCACCAGCGGCGAGGAGCGCCTGTCGAACTTCCTCCTCTGGCAGTCGGCTTATGCGGAGCTGATGTTCGTGCCGGATTTCTGGCCGGACTTTACGGCTGCGGTCTTCGATATGGTCCTGGAGCGGTATGCCGCCCGTGATCGGCGCTTCGGCGGCCTTTCGAATAAAGTCGTGGCGGTTGGCTCATGA
- a CDS encoding phosphatidate cytidylyltransferase, with translation MSRELQLRIYSAIVMVIVVLAATWAGGMAFRLLAAAIGLLVYYEWSKMTRLAETSLRSNSFGWLAMALVCLNMLVGSADFTVPLFAGLVITAAIPALLRRVSWWHPGGLFYAGLSAISLAAIRGDDSLGLVAMLFVFVVVWATDILAYFVGRAIGGPKLAPRISPGKTWSGAIGGTVAGVVGGYVVAMAHFHDVGIWIVVVAFALSIASQIGDLFESFIKRRFGVKDSSNLIPGHGGVMDRVDGLVFACFAAFFLAIAFSAGASQSVVSMGAFLFGL, from the coding sequence ATCTCTCGCGAGCTTCAACTGCGGATCTATTCGGCGATCGTCATGGTGATCGTGGTGCTGGCGGCGACCTGGGCCGGCGGCATGGCGTTTCGGCTGCTCGCGGCCGCCATCGGTCTTCTCGTCTATTACGAGTGGTCCAAAATGACACGCCTGGCCGAGACGAGCCTACGGTCGAATTCCTTCGGCTGGCTCGCCATGGCGCTGGTCTGCCTGAACATGTTGGTCGGGTCCGCAGATTTCACCGTGCCGCTCTTTGCCGGCCTGGTGATCACTGCTGCCATTCCAGCTCTGCTGCGTCGGGTAAGCTGGTGGCATCCGGGCGGGCTCTTCTATGCGGGCCTGAGCGCCATCTCGCTCGCCGCGATCCGCGGAGACGATTCGCTTGGTCTCGTTGCCATGCTCTTTGTGTTCGTGGTTGTCTGGGCCACCGACATCCTGGCCTATTTCGTCGGTCGTGCGATCGGCGGGCCCAAACTTGCGCCGCGCATTTCGCCCGGCAAGACCTGGTCGGGCGCGATAGGCGGAACCGTCGCGGGGGTGGTCGGTGGCTATGTCGTTGCCATGGCGCATTTCCACGACGTGGGTATCTGGATCGTGGTTGTCGCGTTCGCGCTCTCGATCGCAAGCCAGATCGGCGACCTGTTCGAATCCTTCATCAAGCGCCGTTTTGGGGTGAAGGATTCAAGCAATCTCATTCCCGGACACGGCGGCGTCATGGATCGCGTCGATGGTCTTGTATTTGCCTGTTTTGCGGCGTTCTTCCTCGCAATAGCTTTCTCTGCGGGCGCAAGCCAGTCCGTGGTATCCATGGGCGCCTTCCTCTTCGGCCTTTGA
- the rseP gene encoding RIP metalloprotease RseP translates to MSAVLGFLGGYILPYILILSLLVFIHELGHYLAGRLSGIRVLAFSVGFGPELVGFTDGHGTRWKVSAIPLGGYVRFFGDADAASMPDGSAIADLSEAEKAQTLNGAKLWKRAVTVAAGPIANFLLAIVIFAVMFGTMGKPVSDPVVADLKQGSAAEAAGIERGDVLIALDGRRIETFDDVVRYITMRPEVPVTVTVRRGEQQLDFGIVPKRAINTDRFGNSMEVGQIGIITDQKASNFRIVELSPLQAVWEGIRQTGHIVTGTFDYIGNMFAGRMNADQLGGPVRVVQASGEMATLGIIALLNLAAVLSVSLGLLNLMPVPVLDGGHLVLYAIEAVRGRPMGQGAQEVAFRIGLAMILSLMVFATWNDISRLIG, encoded by the coding sequence ATGAGCGCAGTTCTCGGCTTTCTCGGCGGATATATTCTTCCCTATATCCTCATTCTGTCCCTGCTCGTTTTCATCCATGAGTTAGGACACTATCTGGCCGGACGATTGTCGGGCATCCGGGTTCTTGCCTTCTCCGTGGGCTTCGGTCCGGAACTGGTCGGCTTTACCGACGGCCACGGAACCCGTTGGAAAGTTTCCGCAATTCCGCTGGGCGGTTACGTCCGGTTCTTTGGGGATGCCGACGCCGCCAGCATGCCCGATGGCTCCGCCATCGCAGACTTGAGCGAGGCGGAAAAGGCGCAGACGCTGAACGGGGCAAAGCTCTGGAAGCGTGCCGTCACGGTTGCCGCAGGTCCCATCGCCAATTTTCTTCTCGCCATCGTTATCTTCGCGGTCATGTTCGGCACCATGGGCAAGCCGGTATCGGACCCTGTCGTCGCGGACCTGAAACAGGGTAGCGCCGCGGAGGCGGCCGGGATTGAGCGGGGCGATGTCCTTATTGCTCTGGACGGTCGAAGGATCGAGACATTCGATGATGTGGTGCGCTACATCACGATGCGTCCCGAGGTGCCAGTCACGGTGACGGTGCGACGTGGCGAGCAGCAGCTCGATTTCGGTATCGTCCCCAAGCGGGCCATCAATACGGATCGCTTTGGCAATTCGATGGAAGTCGGCCAGATCGGCATCATCACCGATCAGAAAGCCAGCAATTTTCGCATTGTCGAGCTGTCGCCGTTGCAGGCCGTGTGGGAGGGTATCCGTCAGACGGGTCACATCGTGACTGGCACCTTTGACTATATCGGCAACATGTTCGCTGGGCGGATGAATGCCGATCAGCTCGGCGGTCCAGTCCGGGTTGTCCAGGCATCTGGCGAAATGGCGACACTGGGTATTATCGCTCTGTTAAATCTGGCAGCGGTTCTTTCGGTTTCGCTGGGGCTTTTGAACTTGATGCCAGTTCCGGTCCTTGACGGCGGCCATCTCGTTCTCTACGCGATTGAAGCAGTGCGCGGGAGGCCGATGGGTCAGGGGGCGCAGGAGGTTGCATTCCGCATCGGTTTGGCGATGATCCTCTCCCTGATGGTATTTGCCACCTGGAACGATATCAGCCGGTTGATAGGCTGA
- the bamA gene encoding outer membrane protein assembly factor BamA, whose translation MKAGSRFLNAVSAVALSAGIVSTGASVAVMASAVAAQAAVIQRVDVRGAQRVGPEAVRSNLSIQPGKSFTNADIDESVKRLYATGFFSDVQISVSGGTLIVTVAENQLINQVVFNGNRKIKDDKLVGIVQTQPQGPYSDSLISSDIQRIKEAYSAIGRSDVEVTTQVVPVAEGRVNLAFVINEGERTKISAINFSGNNAYSDGRLASVLQTKESGMLSFLTRKDVYNEDKLRADEEALRQFYYNHGYADFRVISSEAVLNEAGNEYTINITVDEGQRYKFGAVSVESTVDGVDAAQLQGLVETREGSTYSARDVQKSMEAISRRVSSAGYPFARVVPRGDRNFENNTIGVTYLVDQGERAYVERIEVRGNTRTRDYVIRREFDISEGDAFNQETITRAKRRLEALGFFSSVNISTQAGSSPDRVVVVVDVQDQPTGSFGIGAGYSVDNGGVVLEASVEEKNFLGRGQFIRVAAGGGFDDTQTYNFSFTEPYFLGYRLAAGFDVFKSATSSNSEYDYEEQGATVRVTAPITEDIATTLRYTYKQIDYIEDGAFGADNAPGGGDDQVADPYIDAIVGSTWTQSILGHSIVYNTVDDRQNPHEGIYASFTQEYAGLGGDSDFYKAYVRAKMFYTLSDELDVVGSLSGSAGHVVALGDNLNVFDQFKIGGKEVRGFANSGIGPRQDGDAIGGTTYFTASAEATFPLPAVPQDLGFRGAVFADAGTLYGSELARDGTAVGTGMSIRASVGAGILWNSPFGALRFDYAVPVAKEDFDDTQEFRFSMANQF comes from the coding sequence ATGAAGGCTGGTTCAAGATTTTTGAACGCAGTGTCGGCGGTCGCGCTGTCTGCTGGTATCGTGTCTACGGGCGCAAGTGTTGCCGTCATGGCCTCGGCTGTCGCAGCCCAGGCTGCCGTCATTCAGCGGGTTGACGTGCGCGGGGCGCAGCGGGTGGGGCCTGAGGCCGTTCGCTCGAACCTCTCCATCCAGCCTGGCAAGTCCTTCACCAATGCCGACATCGACGAGTCCGTGAAGCGTCTTTACGCCACCGGCTTCTTCTCCGATGTCCAGATTTCCGTTTCCGGCGGCACGCTCATCGTGACCGTCGCTGAGAACCAGCTGATCAATCAGGTGGTCTTCAACGGCAACCGCAAGATCAAGGATGACAAGCTCGTCGGCATCGTCCAGACGCAGCCGCAGGGTCCCTATTCCGACAGCCTGATCAGCTCCGACATCCAGCGCATCAAGGAAGCCTATTCCGCGATTGGCCGCAGTGACGTCGAGGTGACGACCCAGGTCGTTCCGGTTGCTGAAGGCCGCGTCAATCTCGCTTTCGTCATCAACGAAGGCGAGCGCACCAAGATCAGCGCAATCAATTTCAGCGGCAACAATGCGTATTCCGACGGTCGTCTCGCATCCGTATTGCAGACGAAGGAATCGGGCATGCTGTCCTTCCTGACGCGCAAGGATGTCTACAACGAAGACAAGCTGCGCGCCGATGAAGAGGCGCTGCGCCAGTTCTACTACAACCACGGCTATGCCGACTTCCGCGTTATATCCTCGGAAGCTGTGCTCAACGAGGCTGGCAACGAATACACGATCAACATCACGGTTGATGAAGGGCAGCGCTATAAGTTCGGCGCAGTCTCTGTCGAATCGACCGTTGATGGCGTGGATGCTGCCCAGCTTCAGGGTCTCGTTGAAACCCGCGAAGGCAGCACTTACAGCGCGCGCGACGTCCAGAAGTCGATGGAAGCCATTTCCCGCCGCGTTTCGTCGGCAGGTTATCCTTTTGCTCGCGTCGTTCCGCGTGGCGATCGCAACTTCGAAAACAACACGATCGGCGTGACCTATCTGGTGGACCAGGGCGAGCGCGCCTATGTCGAGCGTATCGAGGTGCGCGGCAATACCCGTACTCGTGACTACGTCATCCGCCGCGAGTTCGACATTTCCGAAGGCGACGCCTTCAACCAGGAAACCATCACCCGCGCCAAGCGTCGCCTCGAAGCCCTCGGCTTCTTCTCGTCGGTCAACATTTCGACCCAGGCCGGCAGCTCGCCGGACCGCGTTGTCGTCGTTGTGGACGTGCAGGACCAGCCGACCGGCTCGTTCGGGATCGGCGCTGGCTACTCGGTCGACAATGGCGGTGTGGTTCTGGAAGCCTCTGTCGAAGAAAAGAACTTCCTCGGTCGCGGTCAGTTTATCCGCGTTGCCGCCGGCGGTGGCTTCGACGACACGCAGACCTACAACTTCTCCTTCACCGAGCCTTACTTCCTCGGTTACCGTCTGGCTGCCGGCTTCGATGTCTTCAAGAGCGCGACCAGCAGCAACTCGGAATACGATTACGAGGAGCAGGGCGCGACGGTTCGCGTGACGGCGCCGATCACGGAAGATATCGCGACGACGCTTCGCTATACGTACAAGCAGATCGACTACATCGAAGATGGTGCGTTCGGTGCAGACAACGCGCCTGGCGGCGGCGATGACCAGGTTGCCGATCCTTACATCGATGCCATCGTTGGTAGCACCTGGACCCAGTCGATCCTCGGTCACTCGATCGTTTACAACACGGTCGACGATCGTCAGAACCCGCATGAAGGCATTTATGCCAGCTTCACGCAGGAATATGCCGGTCTCGGTGGCGACTCAGACTTCTACAAGGCCTATGTTCGCGCCAAGATGTTCTATACGCTGTCTGACGAACTCGATGTCGTCGGCTCGCTCTCTGGTTCGGCCGGTCACGTTGTCGCGCTCGGTGACAACCTGAACGTCTTCGACCAGTTCAAGATTGGCGGCAAGGAAGTTCGTGGCTTCGCCAACAGCGGCATTGGTCCGCGCCAGGATGGTGATGCTATCGGCGGTACGACCTACTTCACCGCTTCTGCTGAAGCGACCTTCCCGCTGCCAGCGGTTCCGCAAGACCTTGGATTCCGTGGCGCAGTATTCGCAGATGCCGGCACTCTCTACGGCAGCGAACTGGCGAGAGACGGCACGGCTGTCGGTACCGGCATGTCGATCCGCGCGTCAGTTGGCGCCGGCATCTTGTGGAACTCGCCCTTCGGCGCGCTTCGCTTCGACTATGCTGTTCCGGTCGCCAAGGAAGACTTTGACGACACGCAGGAATTCCGGTTCAGCATGGCGAACCAGTTCTAA